From the Kribbella sp. CA-293567 genome, the window ATGCGCACCCTGGTCGGCTGGCACGTCGTCTTCTACGGCATGCTCGCCGTCATCGTGCTCGCCGCGCTGCTCTCCCCGGACCTGACCGGCGGGCGGCAGATTGCCTACCTGAGCCTGCTCGGGGTGCTGGCCGTGGCCTACCGGCTGCTGGCGATGCCCGCGATGGTCTCCCGCAGCCGATGGCAGTCCCAGCTCTACCGGTGGCTGATGATCGTCTGCGTCAGCGCGGCCGTCGGGCTCTACCCGCAGTCGGTCTTCATCCTGTTCATCGTCTCGCCGCAGATCTGGTTGCTGAGCGACCGCACGTGGGACGCCGTACCGCTCAGCGTCCTGCTGCTGTTCACGGTCGGCACGGCTCAGCTGTGGGCGGCGGGATGGTCGGTCGACGCCTTCTGGAACATCCTGCCGTGGATGGTGATCAGCCTGGTCGTCAGCCTGCTGCTCGGCATCTGGATCGATCGGGTGATCAGCCAGAGCGAGCAGCGGGCCGAGCTGATCGAGCAACTGGAGGCGGCCCGCGACGAGCTGGCCGAGGCGCATCACACGGCCGGAGTGATGGCCGAGCGGGAGCGGATGGCGCGCGAGATCCACGACACGCTCGCCCAGGGCATGACCAGCATCGTGATGCTCTCGCAGACGGCGGCCGTCGAGCTGACTCGCGGTGCGGTGGATCCGGTCGCCACGCGGCTGGCGGCGATCGAGGACACGGCGCGGGAGAATCTGGCCGAGGCGCGGGCGTTGGTGGCGGCGTTCACTCCGGTGGCGTTGAGCGGGGCGACGCTGGCCGAGGTACTGCGGCGGCAGGGTGAGCGGTTCGCGGCGGAGACCGGCGTGGACGTCCAGGTGTCGCTGGACATGGGTGACGACGAGGTAGCGGCGCTGCCACAGGGGCAGCAGGTGGTGTTGCTGCGGGCTGCGCAGGAGTCGCTCGCCAACGTGCGCAAGCACGCCGGAGCGACTCGGGTGCGGATCCGGCTGGGGCTGTCGGCCGACGGAGTGGCGATCGAGATCAGCGACGACGGGTCCGGCTTCTCACCCGGTACCTCGTCCGGTGGCTACGGTCTGGCCGCGATGCGCGGGCGGGTCGAGGAGTCCGGCGGCACGGTGTCGGTGGACAGCGCGCCGGGCCGGGGTACGCGGGTGCAGGTGCTGATTCCGGCGACAGGGCAGGAAGGGTGACGATGGTTCGCGTACTGGTGGTGGACGACCATCCGGTGGTCCGGTCGGGGCTGATCGGGATGCTCGCGGTGACCGACGACATCGAGGTGGTCGGCGAGGCCGGTGACGGCGAGAAGGCGCTCGCACTGGTCGAGTCGACCCGGCCGGACGTCGTCCTGATGGATCTGCGGATGCCGCGTCGCGACGGGGTCTCGGCGACCGGGGCGATCGTCGCGGGATATCCGGAGACGAAGGTGCTGGTGCTGACGACGTACGACACGGACGCCGACATCCTGCACGCCGTCGAGGCCGGGGCCGCGGGCTACCTGCTCAAGGACACACCGCACGCCGAACTGCTGGACGGAATCCGCGCCGCCTCTCGCGGCGAGACCGTGCTGGCGCCACCGGTCGCCGCACGCCTGATGTCTCGTCTCCGTACGCCGCCCGCGCCCGCCGCCGTGCAGCCGTCGCCGCGCGAGCTCGAGGTGCTCGCGGCGGTCGCTCGCGGCCTGAGCAACGCGGAGATCGGCCGCGAACTGTTCATCGGCGAGGCCACCGTGAAGACCCACCTGCAGCGCCTCTTCACCAAACTGGACGTGGACGACCGCACTCACGCCGTCACCGTCGCCATCGAACGCGGGCTGCTTCCCTCGCCCCGCCGCTGAGCCGCGCCCGTCCTACCGCTCGGGGGTGTTCTGGCGGTCGGGGCCGCCGGCGTGGCCGCGGTACGCGGTCTCGGCCGAGCCTGCCGACGTCCGCTGACCGATCGGCGGGTTGAACCCGACCCGGGCGAGCCGGTCGAGCTCGACGGCATCGCGTTGCGCCTGGTTCGCCACCGGACCCGCCTCGTCGAACCCTTCGCGCAGGTTCCGCAGCTCCGACTTCGCCTGCTGGACGTTCTGCTCCGCCGACCGCCCGGTGCTGGCGACGCTCGACGAGGTCAGGTCCTGCAGATTCCCGTTCCGCGCCTGGTCGACCATCGGCTCGACGTTGCCCTGGGCAACGGCGAACTTCCGGGACACCTGCTCCACCTGCCGCCCGGCGGTCCGAACTGCCGCGTCGAGCGTGTCCAGCCGCTGCCTCAGGCCGGCCGTCACCTCACTGCGCTGCTCCGGAACCTGGGTGAGCTCGTCCAGCGACCGGCGACCCTCCGTCAGCCGATCACGGGTCTGGTCCAGCTGGGAGCGCACGTCGCCGATCAGCTCCTCGCCCTGCCCGAGCCGGCGGTACACGTCGGACGCGTGGTCCTGGGCATCGCGCAGGAACCGCGCCGGGTCGTCGGACCGGCCCGCCAGGCTGCCGCTGTAGTTCAGCTCTTCGACGCTGCCCTCGATCTGACGCGTCACCTGACCGAGATCCTCGGCAGCGTTGGCCGCCCTGGTCAACGAACCCCGCGCCTCCTGGATCGACTGCGCGACGTGATCGGCCAGCTCAGCGGCCCGCTGGGCGCTCATCGGGTCTCCCGCGGCTCATCGCCGGGCGCTGCGGCCAGTTGGTCGTCGTCGGCGAGCGCCTGGCGCAGGAGCGCGCTGACGTCCTCGATCTCGGCCCGGGCCTCCCGCAGGTTCTGGTAGGCGGTCTGTCCGTCCACCACCGGTACCTGCTGCTCCGGCGACTGCTGCTGATCCACGGTCGATAACTCCTTCTGGCGACGAACCACTGGTCGACTCGCGAGCCTAGACCTCGCCAGGCTCACGGGTGGTACGACGTACCGGGTGGGCGGTCGGCTCCCACCGGTACGGCGTACCGGCTGTCAGGCCGGTTCGACCTGGTTGGGAACGGCACCGCCGTAGCGGCGGTCGCGCTCGGCGTAGAGCTCGATCGCGCGCCAGAGGTCCCGGCGGTCGAAGTCTGGCCAGAGGGTGTCGAGGAAGACCATCTCGGCGTACGCGAGCTGCCAGACCAGGAAGTTGGAGGTGCGCTGCTCCCCCGACGACCGGACGAACAGGTCGACCGGCGGGATGTCGGGGTGGTAGAGGTGTCGCGCGATCGTCTTCTCGGTGATCCGGTCGGGCCGGAGCCGGCCGGCCGCGACCTCCGCCGCGATCGACTTCATCGCGTCCGCGATCTCCGCCTGGCCGCCGTAGTTCACGCAGAACTGGAGCGTGATGGTGTCGTTGTCCTTGGTCCGCTCCTGCGCGTACTCGAGCTCGTCGATCACGCTCTTCCACAACCGCGGCCGCCGCCCGGACCACACCACCCGCACGCCCATCGCGTCCAGTTCGTCACGCCGGCGGTGGATCACGTCGCGGTTGAACCCCATCAGGAACCGGACCTCCTCCGGAGACCGGGCCCAGTTCTCGGTCGAGAACGCGTACGCCGAGATGTACTTCACCCCGATGTCGATCCCGCCCCGGATCACGTCGAGCAGCGACGACTCGCCCGCCTTGTGCCCCTCGGTCCGCGGCTGGTTGCGGGCCTTCGCCCAGCGCCCGTTGCCGTCCATCACGATCGCCACGTGGTTCGGCACCAGTTCCGGCGGAATCGCCGGCGGCCGGGCTCCCGACGGGTGCGGCTCCGGAGCAACCACCTCTCCCCGCGTACCCCGCTCCACCCGACCCCGGCGACGACCAATTGGCGACATACCCAGATCCTCCCAAACCCGCCGCGCCGCGCGACCACCGCCCGGCGCGCGACTCAGGCTTCCGCGGGCAGGTCGAGCTGGGCGGCTTGCGTCGAGAGGTCCAGGTGGCGGAGGGAACGCAGGCGGTCGAGGTGGTAGGTGGTGAAGGCGGAGACGAGGGTGGAGGCTTCGCGGCGGGTTCGCGGGTCGGTGCGTTCCGCGGTGGGCCAGTCGCCGGTGAGCAGGGCTGCCAGCAGGTTGACCGTGACGGGCGCGGGCATCGCGGAGGCGGGTGGGCGGCAGGTGGCGCAGACCATCCCGCCGGCGGCGGGGTTGAAGGCGCGGTGCGGGCCTTGCTCGCCGCACTTCGCGCAGTCGTCGAAGGACGGCGCATAACCGGAGATCGCCAGCGAACGGAGCAGGAACGAGTCCAGGATCAGGCCGGGAGTGCGCTCGCCGACCGAGAGCACGCGGAGGGCGCCGGCCAGCAGCAAGTGCTGCTGGGTGGCGGGTTCCTTCTCCTCGACGACCAGCCGATCGGCGGTCTCGAGCAGCACGGTGCCGGTGGTGTAGCGGGCGTAGTCGCTGACGATGCCCAGCCCGTACGGCGCGATCGAGACCGCCTGGGTGACCACGTCGAGGCTGCGGCCGGTCGCGAGCTGCAGGTCGACGTGGCTGAACGGTTCGAGCTGGGCGCCGAACCGGGACGACGTCCGCCGGACACCCTTCGCGACCGCGCGGATCTTGCCGTGCCCCCGGGTCAGGAGCGTGGCGATCCGATCGGCTTCGCCCAGCTTCTGGACCCGGAGCACGATCGCTTCGTCACGGTAGAGCGGCACCTGGACAGTGTCTCAGGTCCCGCCGACACACCGCCGTCAGCTCTTGGCCAGGTGCTCCGCGAGGCCGATCGGCGCCCGCCCGGTGAGGTCCCGCACCGCGCTGCTCACCCCGCTCAGCTCACCACTGGCGATCGCCGCGTACGACGTCACCCAGCCGGCGACCTCCCACGGCGCCGCCCCGAACCCCTCGCGCGACCGGTAGGCCTCGTCGAGCGTCTCGGCCTCGTACCGGATCGGCCGCCCCCACGCCTCGCTCATCAACCCGGCCGCCTCGGTCAGCGTGAACGCCTCCGGCCCGGTCAGGTCGTACGTCGCGCCCGAGTGCTCGGCCGACCTCAGCACGGCAGCGGCGACCTCGGCCACGTCGTCCCGGGCCACCGCGGCCACCCGCCCGTCCCCGGCCGGCCCGCGGATCACCCCGTCCTCACCGACGAACCCGGGCACGAAGTCGAGGTACAGGTTGTCCCGCAGGAACGTGAACTCCACCCCGGTGCCGCGCAGATGCTCCTCGGTGTGCCAGTGATCGCGCGCGAAGGTGAAGGTCGCGGCCGCCGAGGCACCGACGAACGACGTGTACACGATCCGCCGTACGCCGGCCGCCACCGCCGCGTCGACAGTTGCCGTATGCAAGGACACCCGATCCGCCGATTCAGTTGCACTCAGCAACAAAAGCGTCGTCACCCCGTCCAGCGCGTTCAGCAGCGCCGGTCCCTCCCCGTACGCCGCCTGCGCCACCTCCGCACCGGGCAGCTCGGGCGCCCGCGCCGGATCCCGGACGATCAGCCGCTGCGGCACGCCGTCCACAGCCAGGCGCCGAGCGACCCGCGATCCGAGCTGACCGGTGGCCCCGGTCACGCCGATCACTTGCCCACCTGGTTCATCCCGCTCGGGGCGTACCGGTCCCCCGACACCGCGTCCGGCGGGAACGCCGCATCCAGCGCGGCCAGCTCCTCGGCGGTCAGCGAAACGTCGACGGCGCCGAGGTTCTCGGCCAGGTACTTCCGCCGCTTGGTGCCCGGGATCGGCACGACGTCGTTGCCTTGCGCAAGCAACCAGGCCAGCGCGAGCTGACTCGGCAGCACTCCCTTCTCCGCGGCCAGGGTCCGCACCTTGGCGACCAGGTCGAGGTTGCGCTGGAAGTTCTCGCCACTGAACCGCGGCAGCCCGCGCCGCATGTCGTCGGGCTCGAAGTCGTCGGGCGAGGTGATCTGCCCGGTCAGGAAGCCGCGGCCCAGCGGGCTGAACGGCACGAACCCGATCCCCAGCTCCCGCAGCGTCGGCAGTACGCCGGTCTCCGGGTCCCGCGTCCACAGCGACCACTCGCTCTGCACCGCGCTGATCGGGTGCACCGCATGCGCTGCCCGCACGGTCTCGCCCGAGACCTCCGACAGGCCGAGGTAGCGGACCTTGCCGGCCTGGACCGCGGCGGCCATCGCCCCCACGGTCTCCTCGATCGGCACCTCGGGATCGCGCCGGTGCAGGTACCACAGGTCCACCGAGTCCACGCCGAGCCGGCGCAGCGAAGCATCGATGGCAGCCGCCGCGTACTCCGGTCTGCCGTTCACCACAGTAGGCGTCGCCTGATCGGAGGCCGACCGCTGGAACCCGAACTTGGTGGCCAGCACCACCTCGTCACGGCGCCCGGCCAGGGCACGCCCGACCAGTTCCTCGTTCGCTCCGTCGCCGTACACGTCGGCGGTGTCGATGAAGGTGCAGCCCGCGTCGATCGCGGCGTGCACGGTGGCGATCGACTCCGCCTCGTCACCCTGGACGCCGTACGACTGGGACATCCCCATGCAGCCGAGGCCGAGGCTGGAAACGGTCAGTTCTCCGAGCTGGGATTCACGCATGCACCGAACCTACCGCCGGACCGGCCGGTCGTGCTGGAGGGGCACGGCCGGCGAGACCCGGACACCATCGGTAGCCGGCCGTTGCCGTTCCGCAGCGGCGCCGGCGCCAGAGGTGACGACTCTGTGTCATTTGGCCGCCGACCGGCTGTGAAGACCCCGAGATCCGTATCTTCGGCCAGAACCAAGCGATTTCCCGGCGGCTAGGGGTGGCCACTGATGTTTCTGCGGCAGGCTCTGCGGTACCGATGGTCCCAGATGCTCGTCCTGGCAGGGGTGAGCGTGCTGATCGGTACCTGCGCGGCGTTCGCTCCGTGGTTCTCCCGCGCCGTCGAGCAGACGGTGACGACCGAGACCCTGGACAACCAGTGGCTTTCGGCCGCCTGGCAACTGGAGGGGACACCGCCGCCGGCCGTCGGCGGGCCGGCCACGGCACCCCCGCCCGAGGAGCTGGCTCAGCTCGTCCCGGCCGACCTGCAACCGCTGTTCAGCCCACCCTCGCTGGGCATGACAGTGCCGGTCGACTGGGGCCCACAGGGCAAGAAGGTGAACATCCAGGGCAGGCTGCTCTGGCGCGACGGCTACTGCGACCGGCTGGTGATGACCGCGGGCCGCTGTCCCGGTGCCGCGAACGAGATCGTCCTCTCGACCGCGGACCTGAAGAACTTCGGCGCCGGCATCGGCGCCACTCTGAAGGCGAACTCCAGCAACTACGCCGGCGGCGGCACCCTTCGCGTCGTCGGCATCTACCAGGCCGACGACGCGGACGACTACTGGTACGGCCGTGGCCCCACGGGCCATTCGAGGCAGGCCAGCGAGACGCGCCCTGCCGTTTCCGACTATCTGCTCACCGGCCGCGACACCCTGGCGAAGGGCTGGGGTGCTCGCTCGACCTTGGACACCCGTCCGCTGGCCGGCAGGATCCGGGTCGACAACCTGGACCGCCTTCGCCACGTCACCGACGACGCCGACGCGCGAGCGGCCGACCTCCGTCTGACCGCCAGTAACACCTCCGGTCTGGTCGGCCTGATCGACGGCATCGAGGTAGAACGCCGCCAGGCAGCGACGATCATCCCGCTGGTGATGGTGCAGGTCGCGTTGTTCGGCGTCGTCGTACTGGCTCTCGCGCTGGCTGCCGTGGTCGACCAACGCCGCCCGGAGCTCGCGGTCTCCCGTCTGCGGGGATCCGGCGCTCGACGGTCCGGCCGGGCGCTGGCCGGGGAGCTGGCCGTTCCGGTTCTGATCGGCACCCTGGCAGGCCTCTTGGTGGGCTTCGGCGTGATGATGATCGTCCGCAGTACCTGGTTGAACGGCGGAGCTCCATTGGAGCTGCCCTGGACAGTCCTGGCCGCGGTCGCGCTGGCGGCCGCCGTCGGACTCGCCGTGGTGGCCTGGTCGGTACGGACCGTCGTCCGGCAGCCGATCTCCACCCTGCTCCGGCGGATCGCCCCGCGCCGCCGCGGCCGGACGGTCGGCCTGATCGACATCGTCGTCATCGTCGTTGCCTCGGCCGGCTTGATCGGTGCCCTGACCGGCGGCGGCCGTGGCCCCCTGCCGGTCCTGACGCCGAGCCTGCTGGCACTCGCGGTCGGGTTGTCGTTCGCGCACCTGCTGCTGCCGGCCTCCGGCCTGATCAGTCGCCGTGCGTTGCGCGGCGGTCGGCTCGGTCTTGCGCTGGGCGCGCTCCAGGTTGCCCGCCGCCCCGCCGTGACTCGCATCGTCGCCGTGGTCGCCGTCGCGACCGCCCTGGTGAGCTTCGCCGGTCAGGCCTCGTCCGTCGCCGACCGCAACCGGGACTACCGGGCCGGCTACGAGATCGGCGCCGAGGGAGTGCTGGCGATGGAGGTCAACACCTTCAGGGACTTCACCTCGGCGGTCGACCGGATCGACAAGGATCGCAACTGGCTGACCCCGGTGGTGCTGTCCTACCCCTCGAACACCGGCGGCCTGCGGGCCCTGATGATCGAGCCGGACAGCTTCCGGCGGATCGCCTTCCACGGCGACCAGCTCACCGACGACGAGGGGTTCGGCAAGCTCGGCGCTCCGACCTCGCCGCCCGCGGTACAGCTGCGAGGCAAGCGGCTGACGATCAGGGCAACGCCCGGCGAGCTGGCGCCGTACTCGCGGCCCACGCTGGACGGCGAGATGATCGAGCCCCCACCGCCGGCCAGGTCGGTCGTCCTGCAGGCGACGGTCTTCAGCCTGCGGACCGGATCGCGGTACGTCGTCCAGTTCGCTCCGCTGAAGCTGGTCCCGGGTAAACCGGTCGAGGTCAGCACCGAGATCGACTGCGCGCAGTCCTGCGAGCTGATCCGGCTGGGCGTCGTGCGTGAACTCGGCGACACGGCCGGACTGCGTGGCAAGGTCACCATCGACAACGTCTCGACCGAGACCCAGCCGACCGTTCCGCTCGGTAGGGCGGCTGACTGGCAGACCACCCAGCGGCTGGGCGGTGACGCGGCGCAGGGCAGCATCGTGGCGGCGGACGGACCGCCGAACGGTCTGGTCCTGGACGTCACCACCATGGGCGCCGAACTCAATCTCCAGACCAGCCGGATCCCGGCTGAGCTGCCGGCCCTGGTGACACCGGACCACACGGTCAGTGAGGCGCAGACCGTCCCCGGCCTGGACGGCATCGGGATCGGGATCGAGAAGCTCGACCGGCTGCGCAGCTCGGTCCCCCGCTATACCGAGCACACCTCCGTGGTCGATCAGGAGAGTGTGCGCCGGCTGGGCGGCAGCGTGGCCGACACGAGTACCGACTTCGAGATCTGGCTGAACGCGGAAGGCCTGGCGAACTCCGGCGAGATCATCGCGGGGCTCGCGAAGTCGGGCATCAGCGCCACCGTCGTCGACCGGCGCTCGGAA encodes:
- a CDS encoding sensor histidine kinase, producing the protein MELSHGRAEAPVWMRTLVGWHVVFYGMLAVIVLAALLSPDLTGGRQIAYLSLLGVLAVAYRLLAMPAMVSRSRWQSQLYRWLMIVCVSAAVGLYPQSVFILFIVSPQIWLLSDRTWDAVPLSVLLLFTVGTAQLWAAGWSVDAFWNILPWMVISLVVSLLLGIWIDRVISQSEQRAELIEQLEAARDELAEAHHTAGVMAERERMAREIHDTLAQGMTSIVMLSQTAAVELTRGAVDPVATRLAAIEDTARENLAEARALVAAFTPVALSGATLAEVLRRQGERFAAETGVDVQVSLDMGDDEVAALPQGQQVVLLRAAQESLANVRKHAGATRVRIRLGLSADGVAIEISDDGSGFSPGTSSGGYGLAAMRGRVEESGGTVSVDSAPGRGTRVQVLIPATGQEG
- a CDS encoding response regulator — protein: MVRVLVVDDHPVVRSGLIGMLAVTDDIEVVGEAGDGEKALALVESTRPDVVLMDLRMPRRDGVSATGAIVAGYPETKVLVLTTYDTDADILHAVEAGAAGYLLKDTPHAELLDGIRAASRGETVLAPPVAARLMSRLRTPPAPAAVQPSPRELEVLAAVARGLSNAEIGRELFIGEATVKTHLQRLFTKLDVDDRTHAVTVAIERGLLPSPRR
- a CDS encoding isoprenyl transferase, translated to MSPIGRRRGRVERGTRGEVVAPEPHPSGARPPAIPPELVPNHVAIVMDGNGRWAKARNQPRTEGHKAGESSLLDVIRGGIDIGVKYISAYAFSTENWARSPEEVRFLMGFNRDVIHRRRDELDAMGVRVVWSGRRPRLWKSVIDELEYAQERTKDNDTITLQFCVNYGGQAEIADAMKSIAAEVAAGRLRPDRITEKTIARHLYHPDIPPVDLFVRSSGEQRTSNFLVWQLAYAEMVFLDTLWPDFDRRDLWRAIELYAERDRRYGGAVPNQVEPA
- the recO gene encoding DNA repair protein RecO, coding for MPLYRDEAIVLRVQKLGEADRIATLLTRGHGKIRAVAKGVRRTSSRFGAQLEPFSHVDLQLATGRSLDVVTQAVSIAPYGLGIVSDYARYTTGTVLLETADRLVVEEKEPATQQHLLLAGALRVLSVGERTPGLILDSFLLRSLAISGYAPSFDDCAKCGEQGPHRAFNPAAGGMVCATCRPPASAMPAPVTVNLLAALLTGDWPTAERTDPRTRREASTLVSAFTTYHLDRLRSLRHLDLSTQAAQLDLPAEA
- a CDS encoding SDR family oxidoreductase is translated as MIGVTGATGQLGSRVARRLAVDGVPQRLIVRDPARAPELPGAEVAQAAYGEGPALLNALDGVTTLLLLSATESADRVSLHTATVDAAVAAGVRRIVYTSFVGASAAATFTFARDHWHTEEHLRGTGVEFTFLRDNLYLDFVPGFVGEDGVIRGPAGDGRVAAVARDDVAEVAAAVLRSAEHSGATYDLTGPEAFTLTEAAGLMSEAWGRPIRYEAETLDEAYRSREGFGAAPWEVAGWVTSYAAIASGELSGVSSAVRDLTGRAPIGLAEHLAKS
- a CDS encoding aldo/keto reductase, with product MRESQLGELTVSSLGLGCMGMSQSYGVQGDEAESIATVHAAIDAGCTFIDTADVYGDGANEELVGRALAGRRDEVVLATKFGFQRSASDQATPTVVNGRPEYAAAAIDASLRRLGVDSVDLWYLHRRDPEVPIEETVGAMAAAVQAGKVRYLGLSEVSGETVRAAHAVHPISAVQSEWSLWTRDPETGVLPTLRELGIGFVPFSPLGRGFLTGQITSPDDFEPDDMRRGLPRFSGENFQRNLDLVAKVRTLAAEKGVLPSQLALAWLLAQGNDVVPIPGTKRRKYLAENLGAVDVSLTAEELAALDAAFPPDAVSGDRYAPSGMNQVGK
- a CDS encoding FtsX-like permease family protein gives rise to the protein MFLRQALRYRWSQMLVLAGVSVLIGTCAAFAPWFSRAVEQTVTTETLDNQWLSAAWQLEGTPPPAVGGPATAPPPEELAQLVPADLQPLFSPPSLGMTVPVDWGPQGKKVNIQGRLLWRDGYCDRLVMTAGRCPGAANEIVLSTADLKNFGAGIGATLKANSSNYAGGGTLRVVGIYQADDADDYWYGRGPTGHSRQASETRPAVSDYLLTGRDTLAKGWGARSTLDTRPLAGRIRVDNLDRLRHVTDDADARAADLRLTASNTSGLVGLIDGIEVERRQAATIIPLVMVQVALFGVVVLALALAAVVDQRRPELAVSRLRGSGARRSGRALAGELAVPVLIGTLAGLLVGFGVMMIVRSTWLNGGAPLELPWTVLAAVALAAAVGLAVVAWSVRTVVRQPISTLLRRIAPRRRGRTVGLIDIVVIVVASAGLIGALTGGGRGPLPVLTPSLLALAVGLSFAHLLLPASGLISRRALRGGRLGLALGALQVARRPAVTRIVAVVAVATALVSFAGQASSVADRNRDYRAGYEIGAEGVLAMEVNTFRDFTSAVDRIDKDRNWLTPVVLSYPSNTGGLRALMIEPDSFRRIAFHGDQLTDDEGFGKLGAPTSPPAVQLRGKRLTIRATPGELAPYSRPTLDGEMIEPPPPARSVVLQATVFSLRTGSRYVVQFAPLKLVPGKPVEVSTEIDCAQSCELIRLGVVRELGDTAGLRGKVTIDNVSTETQPTVPLGRAADWQTTQRLGGDAAQGSIVAADGPPNGLVLDVTTMGAELNLQTSRIPAELPALVTPDHTVSEAQTVPGLDGIGIGIEKLDRLRSSVPRYTEHTSVVDQESVRRLGGSVADTSTDFEIWLNAEGLANSGEIIAGLAKSGISATVVDRRSERVGTYGRSASALALQLTPVIGVAGWALAIIVLLLMIVTSWRSRAQDYASLRITGVPASTTGHAARWEQTGPVALAALLGSACGVLGAYVALPMIPLFAPTSQPSPIPLDLAVNWPVALTLTLASTAIMAATTLLLGTGVNRRAGYARIREEL